From Lasioglossum baleicum chromosome 2, iyLasBale1, whole genome shotgun sequence, a single genomic window includes:
- the LOC143219532 gene encoding uncharacterized protein LOC143219532, giving the protein MESRNHGKLFLLEHDESQIVGAKLPSIGQVLRVLFYNLRKVKLNLRCSSYLVVKEVEVLWEKAKIPFRQSHHRIEKLESLYQKWRLLQKNSTRRSQLQDNKEQQFLDQLDDLFDIAHVDALELITIDEDKQFLLNQRKKGRPGSMIGGDRVLYAKEQRQALRQAKEEARRVKTQAAMQETINFASIASPDDVEENRQCTEDEDEDPALESNASDCDATELGPSKPKRKRGSKQVITLKFMSTLDACKVSDRDAARIIVAISQALGHDINDLTISRSSIRRYRTELRKKHSQMLRAAFSQHEIDAVTVHWDGKMLPALVGKEKVERLPVVITCRGREHLLGVPIIPTSTGRDQALAVHDLLKEWDICNKVQALSCDTTASNMGHLQGACVILEHVIGRYLLYLPCRHHMYEIVLRAVFENKMSQSTGPNVPIFKRFQQAWPNINKLNFHCGVEDRFVNQKLENIPQLINFAKQTLEMHHPQEDYREFIELVLVFLGNTSEYRFRAPGAFHHARWMAKGIYCIKIFLFREEFELSEAETNGIRDICLFIANLYLKAWVEALLPTKAPQQDFTFIKSLYKYKKIDKDISHVALEKFLRHLWYLTPENAALSFFDNDISIETKKRMVEALNTTSSGGGDYYKKFVLPSNVTDHMEKDISYFITDESRKFFSRFGISAEFLEKDPIVWQDEPSYKIGLDIVKALPVVNDKAERAVKLMRDYNQILARSEEEKQMILQIVNDYRQQYSDINKTTLAKNM; this is encoded by the exons ATGGAGAGTAGAAATCACggaaaactgttcttattagaacatgacgAAAGTCAAATTGTAggcgctaagttgccatcgataGGGCAAGTTTTAAGagttttgttttacaatttacggaaagtgaaattgaaccttcgatGTAGCTCATATCTTGTTGTGAAAGAAGTGGAAGTGTTGTGGGAGAAGGCAAAAATTCCATTCAGGCAAAGCCATCACCGcatcgagaaattggagtcctTATACCAGAAGTGGAGGCTGTTACAAAAGAATTCTACACGACGATCGCAGCTACAAGATAACAAGGAACAacagtttcttgatcaattagatgATCTTTTCGATATCGCACATGTTGATGCTTTAGAATTGATCACGATCGATGAAGATAAACAATTTCTTCTGAACCAAAGAAAAAAAGGACGACCAGGATCGATGATTGGAGGAGATCGAGTTCTTTACGCAAAAGAACAGAGACAAGCGCTTCGTCAAGCAAAAGAAGAAGCACGTCGAGTTAAAACGCAAGCAGCTATGCAAG AAACAATCAACTTTGCATCAATTGCATCACCCGACGACGTCGAAGAAAATCGGCAATGTACTgaggatgaggatgaggatCCTGCGCTGGAGTCCAATGCGAGCGATTGCGATGCAACAGAACTTGGTCCGAGCAAACCTAAACGAAAACGCGGTTCAAAACAGGTTATTACGCTAAAGTTTATGTCAACACTTGATGCATGTAAAGTTAGTGACCGCGATGCTGCCCGTATAATTGTAGCAATTTCTCAAGCTCTTGGTCACGACATTAATGATTTGACCATAAGTCGATCATCGATTCGTCGTTATCGAACAGAGTTGCGCAAGAAACACAGTCAAATGCTACGTGCAGCTTTTTCCCAACATGAAATTGATGCAGTTACTGTACATTGGGATGGTAAAATGTTACCTGCTCTAGTCGGCAAAGAAAAGGTGGAAAGGTTGCCTGTCGTTATAACTTGCAGAGGGCGTGAACACTTACTTGGGGTTCCGATAATCCCGACTTCTACTGGAAGAGATCAAGCTCTTGCTGTCCATGATCTACTCAAGGAGTGGGACATATGCAACAAAGTGCAAGCACTTTCATGTGATACGACAGCATCTAATATGGGTCACTTGCAAGGTGCGTGTGTAATTTTAGAGCACGTAATCGGACGGTACTTGCTATATCTTCCGTGCAGACACCATATGTACGAAATAGTTTTAAGAGCGGTTTTTGAGAACAAGATGTCCCAGTCTACGGGTCCAAACGTGCCGATTTTTAAACGCTTCCAGCAAGCGTGgcccaatataaataaattaaacttcCACTGTGGGGTAGAAGATCGATTTGTcaatcaaaaattagaaaatataccaCAGCTAATAAATTTTGCGAAACAGACTCTGGAAATGCATCATCCACAGGAAGACTATCGCGAATTTATTGAACTTGTGCTAGTATTTTTAGGTAATACTTCAGAGTACCGTTTTCGAGCACCCGGAGCTTTCCATCATGCTCGGTGGATGGCGAAGGGCatttattgtataaaaatatttttgtttcgcgaagaattcgaatTAAGCGAAGCGGAGACAAATGGAATTCGCgatatatgtttatttattgcaaatttatatttaaaagcaTGGGTAGAAGCTCTTCTCCCGACGAAGGCTCCGCAGCAGGACTTTACTTTTATTAAATccttatataaatataagaaaatagaTAAAGACATTAGTCATGTAgcgttagaaaaatttttgagacACTTGTGGTATTTGACACCAGAAAATGCTGCGTTATCGTTCTTCGATAATGACATTTCCATAGAAACAAAGAAACGAATGGTGGAGGCGTTAAATACCACTAGTAGTGGCGGCGgtgattattataaaaagtttgtcctACCAAGTAATGTAACCGACCATATGGAGAaggatatttcatattttataacagACGAAAGTCGGAAGTTTTTTAGTAGATTCGGCATATCGgcagaatttttagaaaaagatcctatagtttggcaagatgaaccATCTTATAAAATAGGTTTAGATATCGTTAAAGCTTTACCAGTGGTTAACGATAAAGCAGAAAGAGCTGTTAAGTTAATGCGGGACTATAACCAAATTTTAGCGCGTAGTGAGGAAGAAAAACAGATGATACTAcaaattgtaaatgattacCGTCAGCAATATTctgatataaataaaactaccttggcgaaaaatatgtaa